The Montipora capricornis isolate CH-2021 chromosome 3, ASM3666992v2, whole genome shotgun sequence genome window below encodes:
- the LOC138043657 gene encoding oxaloacetate tautomerase fahd2, mitochondrial-like → MLRSFLRLRSARFPCFSVPSRFRHNMRLIQFVEGGKQRVGVETSDGGDVVDVCAGDNSIPTDMRSFLEGGEEMINKAQGVVNNGQHVLKRADIRLKAPIYNPNKIICIGMNYVDHCTEQNYPLPKEPILFSKFNNAIADPGAPIIYPDETEQLDFEVELAFIIGKTGKKIKESEAMEYVAGYTVVHDVSARDWQLKKNGGQWLIGKTFDSFCPIGPAIVTKDSLSDPHKLGIRCRVNGETMQNSSTENLVFKTEALVSFISRFVTLTPGDVVITGTPPGVGCFRKPPFYLKRGDVVECEIDEIGCISNTVQ, encoded by the exons ATGTTACG TAGTTTTCTTCGACTTCGTTCAGCacgttttccttgtttttctgtTCCATCACGATTTCGACATAATATGCGACTGATCCAGTTCGTTGAAGGGGGAAAACAGAGGGTTGGAGTGGAAACCAGTGATGGCGGGGATGTAGTTGATGTATGTGCTGGCGATAATTCCATTCCCACCGATATGAGATCTTTCCTGGAAGGCGGTGAGGAGATGATAAACAAGGCTCAAGG GGTTGTCAATAATGGTCAACATGTTCTAAAGAGAGCTGATATTCGATTAAAGGCACCAATTTACAATCCCAATAAAATCATCTGCATAGGAATGAACTATGTTGATCACTGTACAGAACAGAACTATCCACTGCCCAAAGAACCAATCCTGTTCAGCAAGTTTAATAATGCAATAGCTGACCCAGGAGCACCAATCATATACCCAGATGAGACAGAG CAACTTGATTTTGAAGTTGAACTTGCATTTATCATTGGGAAAACTGGCAAGAAGATTAAG GAGAGCGAGGCCATGGAATACGTGGCAGGCTATACAGTGGTACATGATGTGAGTGCACGTGATTGGCAGTTGAAAAAGAACGGTGGGCAGTGGCTGATCGGCAAGACGTTTGACTCGTTCTGTCCAATTGGTCCTGCAATAGTCACCAAGGATTCCTTGTCAG ATCCTCACAAACTGGGAATCCGTTGCCGAGTCAATGGAGAAACTATGCAAAATTCGAGCACGGAAAATCTGGTGTTTAAGACAGAAGCTCTTGTATCTTTTATATCACG GTTTGTAACACTGACCCCTGGTGATGTGGTGATAACAGGAACTCCCCCAGGTGTTGGCTGTTTTAGGAAACCTCCTTTTTACCTCAAG cgGGGTGATGTAGTAGAATGTGAAATCGACGAAATAGGTTGCATTTCAAACACGGTACAATAA
- the LOC138043659 gene encoding nucleolar protein 56-like: MVLYVLYEHASGYAIFKVIGQEEIGVLLPEVQESVSDLSRFGKLVKLAAFSPFKSGTNALDNINCVSEGIIHDDLKTFLEANVPTGKKKKVVLGVADPKLGAAIQESVNISCESGGVVLEVLRGVRFHFEKMIKGLTGPMAAKAQLGLGHSYSRAKVKFNVHRVDNMIIQSISLLDQLDKDINTFSMRIREWYSYHFPELVKIVPDNYMYAKVTKFIKSRKDLTEDMMEGLEEIVMDSAKCKAIYDASRSSMGMDISPFDLINIQAFASRVIALAEYRKSLHSYLISKMNQVAPNLSALIGEQVGARLISHAGSLTNLAKYPASTVQILGAEKALFRALKKKGNTPKYGLIFHSSFIGRASVKNKGRISRYLANKCSIASRIDCFSETQSSVFGQKLHEQIEERLKFYDTNETPRKNIEVMKEAILEFEENSGMTNGDVSEKKKKKKVKKKKETEQAVKQDEEEERPTVNDSVLVENAHEEESSKKKKKKKKEDKGEKRKAEEEEQEEEEEEEGGGLKFYDANETPRKNIEVMKEANLEFEENSGMTNGDGSEKKKKKKTKKEKKEKEQTVEQEEEEEQPTMNDSVLVENDEEESSKKKKKEKKKKDKGEKRKAEEEEQDEEEEEIVQAVASEEPEEPVKKKKKKKRRSEGGE; encoded by the exons ATG GTTCTTTATGTGTTGTATGAGCATGCCTCGGGCTATGCTATCTTCAAAGTCATTGGACAAGAAGAAATCGGCGTCTTGTTGCCAGAAGTTCAAGAATCGGTCTCAGATCTTTCGCGATTTGGAAAATTGGTTAAGTTGGCAGCATTTTCTCCCTTCAAATCGGGAACGAATGCATTAGACAACATCAACTGCGTATcggaag GTATCATTCACGATGACCTCAAGACATTCTTGGAGGCAAATGTACCAactggaaagaagaaaaaagttgtGTTGGGTGTGGCTGATCCTAAACTGGGTGCTGCCATTCAGGAGTCTGTTAATATTTCTTGTGAATCTGGAGGTGTGGTTCTTGAGGTACTGAGGGGTGTTAGGTTTCACTTTGAAAAAATGATCAAAGGACTTACTGGTCCAATGGCAGCCAAAGCCCAGTTGGGTCTGGGACACAGTTACTCCAGAGCTAAAGTGAAGTTTAATGTCCATCGTGTGGATAACATGATCATTCAGTCCATTAGCTTGTTGGACCAGCTTGATAAAGACATTAACACCTTCTCCATGAGAATCAG AGAGTGGTATTCATACCATTTTCCTGAGCTTGTCAAGATTGTTCCtgacaactacatgtatgcaaaaGTGACTAAGTTCATTAAATCACGAAAGGACCTCACAGAGGACATGATGGAAGGCTTAGAAGAGATTGTCATGGATTCAGCCAAATGCAAGGCAATTTATGATGCTTCCAGATCATCTATGG GGATGGATATATCACCCTTCGACTTAATCAATATTCAGGCATTTGCATCAAGGGTGATTGCCCTGGCAGAATACAGAAAAAGCCTTCATTCGTATTTAATCTCCAAGATGAATCAAGTGGCTCCTAACTTGTCTGCCCTTATTGGAGAACAG GTGGGGGCTCGATTAATTTCTCATGCTGGAAGCCTGACAAATCTTGCCAAGTACCCTGCTTCAACAGTCCAGATTCTTGGAGCCGAAAAAGCCTTGTTTAG AGCGCTCAAGAAAAAGGGGAACACTCCAAAGTACGGGCTCATTTTCCACTCGTCGTTTATTGGTCGCGCTAGCGTCAAGAACAAGGGCCGAATCTCAAGATACTTGGCAAATAAATGTTCCATCGCCTCAAGAATTGATTGCTTTTCAG AAACACAATCCAGTGTATTCGGTCAAAAGTTACACGAGCAAATCGAAGAACGACTAAAGTTCTACGACACGAACGAAACACCACGCAAGAATATTGAAGTTATGAAGGAAGCCATCTTGGAGTTTGAGGAGAACAGCGGAATGACAAACGGAGATGTGAgcgaaaagaagaaaaagaagaaggtaaagaagaagaaagaaacagaGCAGGCTGTTAAACAAGACGAGGAGGAAGAACGACCGACAGTGAATGATTCCGTCCTCGTGGAAAACGCCCATGAAGAAGAGAGcagcaagaagaaaaagaagaagaagaaggaagacaaaggagaaaaaagaaaagccgaggaagaagaacaagaagaagaagaagaagaagaaggaggaggACTAAAGTTCTACGACGCGAATGAAACACCACGCAAGAATATTGAAGTTATGAAGGAAGCCAACTTGGAGTTTGAGGAGAATAGCGGAATGACAAACGGAGATGGGAgcgaaaagaagaaaaagaagaagacaaagaaggagaagaaagaaaaagagcaGACTGTTGAACAAGAAGAGGAGGAAGAACAACCGACAATGAATGATTCTGTCCTCGTGGAAAACGATGAAGAAGAGAGcagcaagaagaaaaagaaggagaagaagaagaaagacaaAGGAGAAAAGAGAAAAGCCGAGGAAGAAGAACAAGACGAGGAGGAAGAGGAGATTGTTCAAGCTGTCGCAAGTGAAGAGCCCGAAGAACCggtgaagaaaaagaagaaaaagaagaggagAAGTGAGGGGGGTGAATAG